One region of Acropora muricata isolate sample 2 chromosome 13, ASM3666990v1, whole genome shotgun sequence genomic DNA includes:
- the LOC136894973 gene encoding small ribosomal subunit protein mS25-like isoform X1 — MADKCRLLHYAAKRYLVSKATHQKIGKFSVQRTLEHLQRCNVVLNQDVKQMKINLLQPIDQFNNGAHRFFWENFPQLKYKNPQVKFCRSEKKTKAEDILVEFVDGRMETISTRQKSPSQIMQEVINIATLPDTREISCVRGKKRVKHCQWKKRSEMH; from the exons atggccgaCAAATGTAGGCTTCTTCATTATGCGGCGAAAAGATATTTGGTTAGCAAAGCCACCCACCAAAAGATAGGGAAATTTTCTGTGCAGCGTACTCTTGAGCATCTGCAAAGATGTAATGTTGTCTTGAATCAGGATGTCAAACAGATGAAAATTAATCTTCTTCAACCAATCGATCAGTTCAACAACGGAGCACA CCGCTTTTTCTGGGAAAACTTCCCACAGTTAAAGTATAAGAATCCACAAGTCAAGTTTTGTCGgtcagagaaaaaaacaaaagcagagGACATTCTCGTAGAGTTCG TTGATGGACGAATGGAGACAATATCGACAAGACAGAAAAGCCCTTCACAGATCATGCAGGAGGTCATAAATATTGCCACATTACCAGACACAAG AGAAATCAGTTGTGTCAGgggaaaaaaaagagtaaaacatTGCCAGTGGAAAAAAAGGAGTGAAATGCACTAA
- the LOC136894973 gene encoding small ribosomal subunit protein mS25-like isoform X2, translating into MADKCRLLHYAAKRYLVSKATHQKIGKFSVQRTLEHLQRCNVVLNQDVKQMKINLLQPIDQFNNGAHRFFWENFPQLKYKNPQVKFCRSEKKTKAEDILVEFVDGRMETISTRQKSPSQIMQEVINIATLPDTRCLETQAHKP; encoded by the exons atggccgaCAAATGTAGGCTTCTTCATTATGCGGCGAAAAGATATTTGGTTAGCAAAGCCACCCACCAAAAGATAGGGAAATTTTCTGTGCAGCGTACTCTTGAGCATCTGCAAAGATGTAATGTTGTCTTGAATCAGGATGTCAAACAGATGAAAATTAATCTTCTTCAACCAATCGATCAGTTCAACAACGGAGCACA CCGCTTTTTCTGGGAAAACTTCCCACAGTTAAAGTATAAGAATCCACAAGTCAAGTTTTGTCGgtcagagaaaaaaacaaaagcagagGACATTCTCGTAGAGTTCG TTGATGGACGAATGGAGACAATATCGACAAGACAGAAAAGCCCTTCACAGATCATGCAGGAGGTCATAAATATTGCCACATTACCAGACACAAG ATGTTTGGAAACTCAGGCTCACAAACCTTGA
- the LOC136894969 gene encoding armadillo repeat-containing protein 10-like isoform X2, with protein sequence MSGTGRAARIVLYTVCSTFAAATLLFTLYYLRNRKRSRKKERINGPSIGPYDQPSLATFIDESETSLAEVLKENGHGEFSKGTILALLRCIEVTETSTLEKFLVALLNCSAFTANQNTIRECGGLPLLISLLSHDNKGVNIKAAQVLSNLAMNEENQQTLKDSVFAVIKILEYCDIFNNEEFGIELLRLLVNLSATNIAHEEIMTGVAEYYSILGQSLSRQIQQVLRLLVNLSCNANNLDGLLEFKPFIMLRSFMLPDNSDDIILRAVTISANLLSNSDCYTKEQQLMVTEDLNVLYGELTELLEHSNEDIQSQAKRAFRSVFAFRMMYTAL encoded by the exons ATGTCGGGAACTGGGAGAGCTGCAAGGATTGTTTTGTATACAGTTTGTTCCACGTTCGCAGCCGCAACATTATTATTCACTCTATATTATCTAAGAAATCGCAAACGAAgtagaaaaaaggaaaggattAACGGACCGTCTATTGGACCGTACGATCAGCCAAGCTTGGCCACGTTTATTGACGAGTCAGAAACCTCTTTGGCGgaagttttgaaagaaaacggACATGGCGAGTTCTCAAAAGGGACGATATTAGCTCTGTTGAGATGTATAGAAGTGACAGAAACTAGCACGTTGGAAAAGTTCCTTGTAGCTCTTTTAAATTGTTCTGCATTCACGGCAAATCAG AACACTATTCGTGAGTGCGGGGGTTTACCTCTGCTTATTTCACTATTGTCACATGACAACAAAGGAGTCAACATCAAGGCAGCGCAGGTGCTGTCAAACTTGGCAATGAATGAAGAAAACCAGCAAACCTTGAAG GACAGTGTGTTTGCTGTAATAAAAATTCTTGAATACTGTGATATTTTCAACAATGAAGAGTTTGGGATAGAACTCTTGAGGCTGCTTGTGAATTTGTCTGCGACTAATATTGCACATGAGGAAATCATGACTGGGGTAGCAGAATATTACAGTATTCTTGGACAGAGTCTTTCAAGACAAATTCAG CAAGTGTTAAGACTTCTGGTGAACTTGTCTTGCAATGCCAATAATCTTGATGGACTTCTAGAATTCAAG CCCTTTATTATGCTGCGGAGTTTCATGCTACCAGACAACTCAGATGACATCATCTTGCGAGCTGTGACAATATCAGCCAATTTGCTATCAAATTCTGATTGTTACACTAAG GAACAACAATTGATGGTTACAGAAGATCTTAATGTATTGTATGGTGAATTAACAGAGCTGTTGGAacattcaaatgaagatataCAGTCTCAAGCTAAAAGAGCTTTCAGGAGTGTGTTTGCATTTCGAATGATGTACACTGCTTTGTAA
- the LOC136894969 gene encoding armadillo repeat-containing protein 10-like isoform X1, which produces MSGTGRAARIVLYTVCSTFAAATLLFTLYYLRNRKRSRKKERINGPSIGPYDQPSLATFIDESETSLAEVLKENGHGEFSKGTILALLRCIEVTETSTLEKFLVALLNCSAFTANQNTIRECGGLPLLISLLSHDNKGVNIKAAQVLSNLAMNEENQQTLKDSVFAVIKILEYCDIFNNEEFGIELLRLLVNLSATNIAHEEIMTGVAEYYSILGQSLSRQIQQQVLRLLVNLSCNANNLDGLLEFKPFIMLRSFMLPDNSDDIILRAVTISANLLSNSDCYTKEQQLMVTEDLNVLYGELTELLEHSNEDIQSQAKRAFRSVFAFRMMYTAL; this is translated from the exons ATGTCGGGAACTGGGAGAGCTGCAAGGATTGTTTTGTATACAGTTTGTTCCACGTTCGCAGCCGCAACATTATTATTCACTCTATATTATCTAAGAAATCGCAAACGAAgtagaaaaaaggaaaggattAACGGACCGTCTATTGGACCGTACGATCAGCCAAGCTTGGCCACGTTTATTGACGAGTCAGAAACCTCTTTGGCGgaagttttgaaagaaaacggACATGGCGAGTTCTCAAAAGGGACGATATTAGCTCTGTTGAGATGTATAGAAGTGACAGAAACTAGCACGTTGGAAAAGTTCCTTGTAGCTCTTTTAAATTGTTCTGCATTCACGGCAAATCAG AACACTATTCGTGAGTGCGGGGGTTTACCTCTGCTTATTTCACTATTGTCACATGACAACAAAGGAGTCAACATCAAGGCAGCGCAGGTGCTGTCAAACTTGGCAATGAATGAAGAAAACCAGCAAACCTTGAAG GACAGTGTGTTTGCTGTAATAAAAATTCTTGAATACTGTGATATTTTCAACAATGAAGAGTTTGGGATAGAACTCTTGAGGCTGCTTGTGAATTTGTCTGCGACTAATATTGCACATGAGGAAATCATGACTGGGGTAGCAGAATATTACAGTATTCTTGGACAGAGTCTTTCAAGACAAATTCAG CAGCAAGTGTTAAGACTTCTGGTGAACTTGTCTTGCAATGCCAATAATCTTGATGGACTTCTAGAATTCAAG CCCTTTATTATGCTGCGGAGTTTCATGCTACCAGACAACTCAGATGACATCATCTTGCGAGCTGTGACAATATCAGCCAATTTGCTATCAAATTCTGATTGTTACACTAAG GAACAACAATTGATGGTTACAGAAGATCTTAATGTATTGTATGGTGAATTAACAGAGCTGTTGGAacattcaaatgaagatataCAGTCTCAAGCTAAAAGAGCTTTCAGGAGTGTGTTTGCATTTCGAATGATGTACACTGCTTTGTAA